One window from the genome of Streptococcus halotolerans encodes:
- the alaS gene encoding alanine--tRNA ligase, which translates to MKSLSSAEIRQMWLDFWKSKGHSVEPSANLVPVNDPTLLWINSGVATLKKYFDGSVIPENPRITNAQKSIRTNDIENVGKTARHHTMFEMLGNFSIGDYFRDEAIEWGFELLTSPEWFAFPKEKLYITYYPEDKDTYNRWIALGVEPDHLVPLEENFWEIGSGPSGPDTEIFFDRGEAFDPENIGIRLLEEDLENDRYIEIWNIVLSQFNADPEIPRSEYKELPSKNIDTGAGLERLAAIFQGAKTNFETDLFMPIISEVEKLSGKTYDPDGDNMSFKVIADHIRALSFAIGDGALPGNEGRGYVLRRLLRRAVMHGRHLGITEAFLYKLVATVGHIMESYYPEVLEKRDFIEKIVKREEETFARTIDAGTGHLEDLLSGLKAAGKDTLDGKNIFKLYDTYGFPVELTEELAEDAGYKIDHEGFKAAMKEQQDRARAAVVKGGSMGMQNETLAGITEPSEFVYDADNLESNLSVIIVDNERSEVVSEGQALLVFEKTPFYAEMGGQVADRGVIKNDKGDIVAKVTDVQKAPNGQALHTVDVLASLSIGTSYSLEIDKERRFSVEKNHTATHLLHAALHHVIGEHATQAGSLNEEGFLRFDFTHFEAVTVEELRQIETEVNEQIWNAIAVKTVETDVETAKEMGAMALFGEKYGKVVRVVTIGDYSVELCGGTHVSNTSEIGLFKIVKEEGIGSGTRRILAVTGKEAFQAFRAQEDALKTIARALKVPQLKEVPNKVNSLNEQLRDLQKENAELKEKAAAAQAGDVFKDVKEANGVRYIATQVEVADAGALRTFADNWKQKDYSDVLVLAASIGEKVNVLVASKAKAVHAGNTIKALAPIVSGRGGGKPDMAMAGGSDASKMADLLAAVPEQF; encoded by the coding sequence ATGAAATCTTTATCATCAGCAGAAATTCGCCAAATGTGGCTTGATTTTTGGAAATCAAAGGGTCACTCTGTTGAACCCTCTGCCAACTTGGTTCCTGTTAATGATCCAACATTGTTGTGGATTAACTCAGGTGTCGCAACTCTCAAAAAATATTTTGACGGGTCAGTTATTCCTGAAAATCCACGTATTACCAATGCTCAAAAATCAATTCGAACCAATGACATTGAAAATGTTGGTAAAACGGCTCGCCATCATACCATGTTTGAGATGCTTGGTAACTTCTCAATTGGGGATTATTTCCGTGATGAAGCGATTGAGTGGGGATTTGAACTCCTAACCAGTCCTGAATGGTTTGCTTTTCCAAAAGAAAAACTCTACATCACTTATTATCCTGAAGATAAGGACACCTACAATCGTTGGATTGCCTTAGGGGTAGAACCTGACCATCTTGTTCCTTTAGAAGAAAACTTCTGGGAAATCGGTAGCGGCCCATCTGGACCTGATACTGAGATTTTCTTTGATCGCGGAGAAGCCTTTGATCCTGAAAATATCGGCATCCGTCTGCTTGAAGAAGATTTGGAAAATGATCGTTATATCGAAATCTGGAATATTGTCTTATCACAATTTAATGCAGATCCTGAAATCCCACGTTCTGAGTACAAAGAATTACCAAGTAAAAACATTGATACGGGTGCAGGTCTAGAGCGTCTGGCAGCTATTTTCCAAGGAGCCAAAACAAACTTTGAAACAGACCTCTTTATGCCAATTATCAGTGAAGTGGAGAAATTGTCTGGTAAGACTTATGATCCAGATGGCGACAACATGAGTTTCAAGGTCATTGCTGACCATATTCGCGCCCTTTCGTTTGCGATTGGTGACGGGGCGCTTCCTGGTAATGAAGGTCGTGGCTACGTTCTTCGTCGCCTGCTTCGTCGCGCAGTAATGCACGGTCGTCATTTGGGGATTACTGAGGCTTTCCTTTACAAGCTTGTGGCAACGGTAGGTCATATCATGGAGAGTTATTATCCAGAAGTTCTTGAAAAACGTGACTTTATTGAAAAAATTGTCAAACGTGAAGAGGAAACATTTGCTCGTACCATTGATGCTGGTACAGGCCACCTAGAGGACCTCTTATCAGGACTTAAAGCTGCTGGTAAGGACACGCTTGACGGTAAAAATATCTTTAAACTATACGATACTTATGGCTTCCCAGTCGAATTAACAGAAGAATTAGCAGAAGATGCTGGTTACAAAATTGACCATGAGGGCTTTAAAGCAGCTATGAAAGAGCAACAAGATCGTGCGCGTGCGGCTGTTGTTAAGGGCGGCTCAATGGGGATGCAAAATGAAACCCTTGCTGGTATCACGGAACCATCTGAATTTGTTTACGACGCTGATAACTTGGAATCAAATCTTTCTGTTATCATTGTGGATAATGAACGTTCGGAAGTCGTTTCTGAAGGTCAAGCACTTCTTGTTTTCGAGAAAACACCATTCTATGCTGAAATGGGTGGACAAGTAGCTGATCGTGGTGTCATCAAAAACGATAAAGGGGACATTGTTGCCAAGGTGACTGATGTTCAAAAAGCACCAAATGGCCAAGCGCTTCACACGGTTGATGTTTTAGCAAGCCTTTCTATTGGGACCAGTTATTCACTTGAAATCGATAAAGAGCGTCGTTTCTCAGTAGAGAAAAACCACACGGCAACACACTTACTACATGCTGCGCTGCATCATGTTATCGGTGAGCACGCTACTCAGGCTGGTTCTTTGAATGAAGAAGGTTTCCTTCGTTTTGACTTCACACATTTCGAGGCTGTGACAGTAGAGGAACTCCGTCAAATTGAAACAGAGGTCAATGAACAAATCTGGAATGCCATTGCTGTTAAAACGGTTGAAACAGATGTGGAAACTGCCAAAGAAATGGGAGCTATGGCTCTCTTTGGTGAAAAATACGGTAAGGTTGTTCGTGTTGTCACTATTGGTGATTATTCTGTGGAACTTTGTGGTGGTACCCATGTATCAAATACTTCTGAAATTGGACTCTTCAAGATTGTCAAAGAAGAAGGAATCGGATCAGGTACTCGCCGTATTCTAGCGGTTACTGGTAAAGAAGCTTTTCAAGCTTTCCGCGCTCAAGAAGATGCTCTAAAAACGATTGCAAGAGCCCTTAAAGTACCACAATTGAAGGAAGTTCCAAATAAGGTCAATAGCCTTAACGAGCAATTGCGTGATCTTCAAAAAGAAAATGCAGAACTCAAAGAAAAAGCAGCTGCGGCACAAGCAGGCGATGTCTTTAAAGATGTCAAAGAAGCCAATGGTGTGCGCTACATTGCTACACAAGTTGAAGTGGCAGATGCAGGTGCCCTTCGTACCTTCGCTGATAACTGGAAACAAAAAGATTACTCTGATGTTCTTGTCCTCGCAGCAAGCATTGGTGAGAAGGTCAATGTTCTTGTGGCCAGCAAAGCTAAAGCAGTTCATGCAGGTAATACTATTAAAGCCCTTGCGCCAATCGTATCAGGTCGCGGTGGTGGTAAACCAGACATGGCTATGGCTGGAGGATCAGATGCTTCTAAGATGGCTGACTTATTAGCAGCAGTGCCAGAGCAATTCTAA
- a CDS encoding APC family permease has translation MVTIFRQKNTSLDKTEMKRHLKVIDLVFLGLGSMVGTGIFTITGIGAAQYAGPALIVSIALSAIAVGIFALFYAEFASRIPANGGAYSYIYATLGEFPAWIAGWMIIMEFLFAVSSVASGWSSYLKGLLANYGIQLPAAINGTFNPGKGQYIDLLPVLVMFFVTAIVLMDSKKAMRFNSALVVLKFSALALFILLGLFFLKPENWTPFSPFGWGNPVGGQSGIMAGASIMFFAFLGFESISMAVDEVHDPQQKVPKGITLSLIIVTAIYMVVTLILTGMVHYTKLNVPDAVAYALRSVGLTWAGNYVSVVAILTLITVCISMTFALSRTIYSISRDGLLPKALSQVTKTSRIPRNATLVTGLGAMVFAGMVPLASLAEFVNITTLAYMMLLAIAIIVLRKQQGLPKAGEFKMPFVPILPILGIVICLVFMSQYQVVTWIAFLISLVIGALIYFGYGYKHSTINNDK, from the coding sequence ATAGTGACTATTTTTCGTCAAAAAAATACCAGTCTTGATAAGACTGAAATGAAGCGTCATCTAAAAGTTATTGATCTTGTCTTTTTAGGACTTGGTTCAATGGTGGGGACTGGTATTTTCACTATTACAGGGATTGGTGCAGCACAATACGCTGGACCAGCTCTGATTGTTTCAATTGCCTTATCAGCCATTGCTGTCGGAATTTTCGCTCTCTTTTACGCTGAGTTTGCCTCACGTATTCCTGCAAATGGTGGCGCCTATTCCTATATTTATGCTACCTTAGGCGAGTTTCCAGCTTGGATAGCTGGCTGGATGATTATCATGGAATTTCTTTTTGCAGTCTCTAGTGTCGCCTCAGGCTGGAGTTCTTATTTGAAAGGTTTGCTAGCTAATTACGGCATCCAGTTACCTGCTGCTATAAATGGTACGTTTAATCCTGGTAAGGGTCAGTATATCGACCTTTTGCCAGTTTTAGTCATGTTTTTTGTGACAGCCATTGTCCTCATGGATTCTAAAAAAGCGATGCGATTTAATAGCGCTTTGGTTGTTCTCAAATTTTCAGCCTTGGCACTTTTTATTCTTTTAGGATTATTCTTTCTAAAACCTGAAAACTGGACGCCTTTCTCACCATTTGGTTGGGGAAACCCTGTTGGAGGGCAATCAGGGATAATGGCAGGTGCTTCCATCATGTTCTTTGCCTTTCTTGGCTTCGAGTCCATTTCTATGGCAGTCGATGAAGTTCATGACCCACAGCAAAAAGTCCCCAAAGGAATCACCTTATCTTTGATCATTGTGACAGCTATCTATATGGTGGTTACTTTGATTCTAACAGGTATGGTGCATTACACAAAACTTAATGTACCTGATGCAGTAGCATATGCGCTTCGCTCGGTAGGATTGACATGGGCTGGTAATTATGTATCGGTTGTTGCTATCTTAACCTTGATTACTGTCTGTATTTCAATGACATTTGCCTTGTCACGGACCATTTACAGTATCAGTCGAGATGGTTTACTTCCAAAAGCATTGAGTCAAGTGACTAAGACATCACGTATACCACGAAATGCAACCTTAGTAACCGGTCTAGGAGCTATGGTATTTGCCGGTATGGTGCCATTAGCCAGTTTAGCAGAATTTGTTAATATTACAACGCTTGCTTATATGATGCTTTTAGCTATTGCTATTATCGTCTTACGTAAGCAACAAGGGTTACCGAAAGCTGGCGAATTCAAGATGCCATTTGTTCCCATCTTACCCATTTTGGGAATTGTGATTTGTTTAGTCTTTATGAGTCAATATCAAGTAGTGACATGGATCGCTTTCTTGATATCATTGGTTATAGGAGCCTTGATCTATTTCGGTTATGGTTACAAACATTCGACAATTAACAATGACAAATAA
- a CDS encoding cation transporter: MTQKQVERQSLIVSTIGNFIIGLSGLIIYIVTDLNALLLDGVFSLIAFISTLAAVFISSNSHRKTTTFPNGMYFLEPLYGILKSIATFMLLIITLLETSAAAYAYFIHGKGDVVETNLVLPYTITMVILCFGLGFYNRQKNHQINNLSTIIAAESKGNFIDGLISAGVGIAILLLTVIPIESKLGFLHYTADFFITLILVIFSYKEPLAVLTDSFKEFTQSPIRNKQIVPLIHDIFQTHFNKQYHGLDISIYKQGTHINIRVHIIDPTDLNLISHSVNLKPLILEDLQHSFEFVTIEFAF, from the coding sequence ATGACTCAAAAACAAGTTGAGAGGCAATCACTTATTGTATCTACAATCGGAAATTTTATTATTGGACTTTCTGGACTTATTATCTATATTGTAACTGATTTAAATGCTCTTCTTTTAGACGGTGTTTTCTCCTTAATTGCATTTATATCAACTTTGGCTGCCGTTTTTATTTCTAGTAATAGTCACCGTAAAACGACAACTTTCCCAAATGGAATGTATTTCTTAGAACCACTATACGGTATTTTAAAATCTATCGCTACCTTTATGTTGCTGATTATCACTCTGCTAGAAACCAGTGCTGCAGCTTATGCTTATTTTATCCACGGAAAAGGGGATGTGGTTGAGACAAATCTGGTTCTTCCTTACACGATTACAATGGTTATTCTTTGCTTTGGTTTAGGATTTTATAATCGTCAGAAAAATCATCAAATCAATAATTTGTCTACTATTATTGCAGCAGAAAGTAAAGGTAATTTTATCGATGGTCTTATATCTGCGGGTGTCGGTATCGCCATTTTACTTCTTACGGTCATCCCGATAGAAAGCAAACTTGGCTTTCTCCACTATACAGCAGATTTTTTCATCACCCTAATTCTGGTTATTTTTTCCTATAAAGAACCCTTAGCTGTTTTAACGGATTCTTTTAAAGAATTCACACAATCACCAATACGAAATAAGCAAATTGTGCCTCTGATCCATGATATTTTCCAGACACATTTTAATAAGCAATATCACGGCCTGGATATCTCTATTTATAAACAAGGGACTCATATCAATATTCGCGTGCACATCATTGACCCAACTGATTTAAATCTCATCTCACATTCTGTAAATCTCAAACCACTGATCCTCGAAGATTTGCAACATTCTTTTGAATTCGTAACGATCGAATTTGCCTTTTAG
- the nrdF gene encoding class 1b ribonucleoside-diphosphate reductase subunit beta, producing the protein MSHFTYYEAINWNEIEDVIDKSTWEKLTEQFWLDTRIPLSNDLDDWRKLSAEEKDLVGKVFGGLTLLDTLQSETGVEAIRADVRTPHEEAVLNNIQFMESVHAKSYSSIFSTLNTKKEIEDIFEWTNTNPYLQRKAEIINEIYKNGDALQKKVASTFLETFLFYSGFFTPLYYLGNNKLANVAEIIKLIIRDESVHGTYIGYKFQLGFNELPEDKQEEFREWMYDLLYSLYENEELYTQTLYDNVGWTEEVMTFLRYNANKALMNLGQDPLFPDTANDVNPIVMNGISTGTSNHDFFSQVGNGYLLGSVEAMQDDDYNMGL; encoded by the coding sequence ATGTCACATTTTACTTATTATGAAGCGATCAACTGGAATGAAATCGAAGATGTTATCGATAAGTCTACTTGGGAGAAGTTAACGGAACAATTCTGGCTCGATACCCGCATTCCTTTGTCTAATGACTTAGACGATTGGCGTAAACTTTCTGCCGAAGAAAAAGATCTTGTCGGTAAAGTTTTTGGTGGTCTAACGCTTCTTGACACCCTTCAATCTGAAACCGGCGTCGAAGCTATTCGTGCAGATGTTCGCACGCCTCACGAAGAAGCTGTCCTCAATAATATCCAGTTTATGGAATCTGTCCATGCGAAATCTTATTCTTCGATCTTTTCGACTTTAAATACTAAAAAAGAGATTGAAGATATCTTTGAATGGACCAATACCAATCCTTATCTCCAACGTAAAGCTGAAATTATCAATGAAATCTACAAGAATGGTGATGCTCTTCAGAAAAAAGTAGCTTCTACCTTCCTAGAAACCTTCTTATTCTACTCTGGTTTCTTCACCCCACTTTATTATCTTGGTAATAATAAACTAGCTAACGTCGCTGAAATTATTAAATTAATTATCCGTGATGAATCTGTTCATGGAACTTATATTGGGTATAAATTCCAATTAGGTTTCAACGAATTACCAGAAGACAAACAAGAAGAATTTCGCGAATGGATGTACGATTTACTATACAGCCTCTATGAGAACGAGGAATTATACACCCAAACACTTTATGACAATGTTGGCTGGACTGAGGAAGTGATGACCTTCCTTCGCTATAACGCTAACAAGGCCCTCATGAACTTAGGTCAAGATCCCCTCTTCCCAGATACTGCAAATGACGTCAACCCCATCGTTATGAACGGTATTTCAACCGGAACTTCTAACCATGACTTCTTTAGTCAGGTTGGTAATGGTTATCTCCTTGGTAGCGTTGAAGCTATGCAAGATGATGATTATAATATGGGACTTTAA
- the nrdE gene encoding class 1b ribonucleoside-diphosphate reductase subunit alpha — protein MSLKDLGNVTYFRLNNEINRPVDGQIPLHKDKEALAAFFEENVKPNMMSFSSVTEKINYLIENDYIETGFIQKYSQAFIESLAQELENEGFQFKSFMAAYKFHQQYALKTNDGESYLESMVDRVMFNALYFADGDEELARDLAKEMINQRYQPATPSFLNAGRSRRGELVSCFLIQVTDDMNSIGRSINSALQLSRIGGGVGISLSNLREAGAPIKGFAGAASGVVPVMKLFEDSFSYSNQLGQRQGAGVVYLNVFHPDIIAFLSTKKENADEKVRVKTLSLGVTVPDKFYELARKNEDMYLFSPYSVEKEYGIPFNYIDITEKYDELVANPNIEKTKIKARDLETEISKLQQESGYPYIVNVDTANRSNPIDGKIIMSNLCSEILQVQRPSLIDDGQNYLSMGTDISCNLGSTNVVNMMTSPDFGRSIKAMTRALTFVTDSSNIEAVPSIKNGNDQAHTFGLGAMGLHSFLAQKHIEYGSPESIEFTDIYFMLLNYWTLVASNEIARERQTSFVGFDKSKYADGSYFDKYVTGQFVPKSDLVKELFKDHFIPQAEDWEALRQAVMADGLYHQNRLAVAPNGSISYINDVSASIHPITQRVEERQEKKIGKIYYPAAGLSTDTIPYYKSAYDMNMRKVIDVYAAATEHVDQGLSLTLFMRSDIPIGLYEWKGSDTKQTTRDLSILRNYAFNKGIKSIYYVRTYTDDGDEVGANQCESCVI, from the coding sequence ATGAGTCTTAAAGATTTAGGAAATGTTACTTATTTCCGTTTAAATAATGAAATTAACCGTCCCGTTGATGGACAAATTCCTTTACATAAGGATAAAGAAGCTCTCGCTGCTTTCTTTGAAGAAAATGTCAAACCTAACATGATGTCCTTTTCTTCCGTTACAGAAAAGATCAATTATCTCATTGAAAACGACTACATCGAAACAGGTTTTATCCAAAAATATAGCCAAGCCTTTATCGAATCATTAGCGCAAGAATTAGAAAACGAAGGCTTCCAATTCAAGTCATTTATGGCTGCCTATAAATTCCATCAACAATACGCTCTCAAAACAAATGATGGTGAGTCATACCTTGAAAGCATGGTAGATCGTGTGATGTTTAATGCCCTCTACTTCGCTGATGGAGACGAGGAACTAGCGCGTGATTTAGCTAAAGAGATGATTAACCAACGCTACCAGCCTGCTACACCTTCTTTCCTCAATGCTGGACGTAGCCGACGTGGTGAGTTGGTATCTTGTTTCTTGATTCAAGTTACTGACGATATGAACTCAATCGGTCGTTCCATCAACTCAGCTCTCCAACTGTCACGTATCGGTGGCGGTGTTGGCATTTCTCTTTCCAACCTTCGTGAAGCTGGTGCACCTATCAAAGGCTTTGCCGGAGCTGCTTCTGGCGTTGTTCCAGTGATGAAATTATTTGAAGATAGTTTCTCATATTCTAATCAATTAGGACAACGTCAAGGTGCCGGTGTGGTTTATCTCAATGTTTTCCACCCAGATATCATTGCTTTTCTTTCTACTAAGAAAGAAAACGCTGATGAAAAAGTACGTGTTAAAACCCTCTCACTTGGCGTAACAGTTCCTGATAAATTCTACGAATTGGCTCGCAAAAATGAAGACATGTACCTCTTTAGCCCATATAGTGTCGAAAAAGAATACGGCATCCCTTTCAACTACATCGATATCACTGAAAAATACGATGAACTGGTAGCCAATCCCAATATAGAGAAAACAAAAATAAAAGCTCGTGATTTAGAAACAGAGATTTCCAAATTGCAACAAGAGTCTGGTTATCCCTATATTGTTAATGTTGACACTGCCAATCGTTCTAATCCTATCGATGGTAAAATCATCATGTCAAACTTGTGTTCAGAGATTCTTCAAGTGCAAAGACCAAGTCTCATCGATGACGGGCAAAATTACCTTTCAATGGGAACTGATATCTCATGTAACCTTGGCTCAACCAACGTCGTTAACATGATGACTTCGCCTGATTTTGGTCGCTCTATCAAGGCCATGACGCGTGCACTAACCTTTGTTACCGATTCGTCAAATATCGAGGCTGTCCCGTCTATTAAAAATGGTAATGATCAAGCCCATACTTTTGGACTGGGAGCGATGGGACTTCACTCTTTCCTTGCTCAGAAACACATTGAATATGGAAGCCCAGAGTCAATCGAGTTCACTGATATTTACTTTATGTTACTCAACTACTGGACACTGGTCGCATCCAATGAAATTGCGCGTGAACGCCAAACCAGTTTTGTTGGATTTGACAAGTCAAAATACGCTGATGGTAGCTATTTTGACAAGTATGTGACTGGCCAGTTTGTACCGAAATCAGATTTGGTTAAAGAGCTCTTCAAAGACCACTTCATTCCTCAAGCTGAAGATTGGGAAGCTCTTCGTCAGGCAGTTATGGCAGATGGGCTTTACCACCAAAACCGCTTAGCTGTTGCTCCTAACGGTTCTATCTCTTACATCAATGATGTCTCTGCTTCGATCCATCCTATTACGCAACGCGTTGAAGAACGCCAAGAGAAGAAAATTGGAAAAATCTATTACCCAGCTGCAGGACTTTCAACAGACACTATTCCCTACTACAAATCAGCCTATGATATGAATATGCGTAAAGTTATCGATGTTTATGCTGCTGCTACTGAGCACGTTGATCAAGGCTTGTCATTGACACTCTTCATGCGAAGCGACATTCCAATTGGTCTCTATGAATGGAAAGGTAGCGACACTAAACAAACAACACGTGATTTATCCATCCTACGTAACTACGCCTTCAACAAAGGCATTAAATCCATCTATTATGTTCGTACCTACACAGATGATGGCGATGAAGTTGGTGCTAACCAATGTGAAAGCTGCGTGATTTAA
- a CDS encoding class Ib ribonucleoside-diphosphate reductase assembly flavoprotein NrdI, with the protein MTGQTARFIDKLDIAQDDKVLLTAHGQPPQCHDKFVLIIPTYNDNVDYVEDFIEDNSAYRHGIISIGNRNFGSDFCREARELS; encoded by the coding sequence TTGACTGGTCAGACGGCCAGATTCATCGACAAACTTGATATTGCCCAGGATGATAAAGTGCTCTTAACCGCACATGGGCAACCACCCCAGTGTCATGATAAATTTGTTTTAATCATCCCTACATACAATGATAACGTTGATTATGTCGAAGACTTTATTGAGGACAATTCAGCCTATCGCCACGGCATTATTAGCATTGGCAATCGAAATTTCGGTTCTGATTTTTGTCGAGAAGCTAGGGAATTATCATAA
- the nrdH gene encoding glutaredoxin-like protein NrdH yields MSNITIFSKNNCMQCKMTKKFLEKEGVSFKEINIDEEPEHIEYVKSLGFASAPVIQAGDIVFSGFQPAKLKEII; encoded by the coding sequence ATGAGTAATATTACTATTTTTTCAAAAAATAATTGTATGCAATGTAAAATGACTAAAAAATTCTTAGAAAAAGAAGGCGTTTCTTTCAAAGAGATCAATATTGACGAAGAACCTGAACACATCGAATATGTTAAAAGTTTAGGGTTTGCATCGGCTCCAGTCATTCAAGCTGGTGATATTGTTTTCTCTGGATTCCAGCCCGCTAAACTTAAAGAAATCATTTAG
- a CDS encoding phosphocarrier protein HPr codes for MASKDFHIVAETGIHARPATLLVQTASKFASDITLDYKGKAVNLKSIMGVMSLGVGQGADVTISAEGADADDALAAIEETMTKEGLA; via the coding sequence ATGGCTTCTAAAGATTTTCACATTGTAGCAGAAACAGGTATTCACGCTCGTCCAGCAACTTTGCTCGTTCAAACAGCTAGCAAATTCGCTTCAGACATTACTCTTGACTACAAAGGTAAAGCAGTAAACCTTAAATCAATCATGGGTGTTATGAGTCTTGGTGTTGGTCAAGGTGCTGACGTGACTATTTCTGCAGAAGGTGCAGATGCTGATGACGCTCTTGCTGCAATCGAAGAAACAATGACAAAAGAAGGATTGGCATAA
- the ptsP gene encoding phosphoenolpyruvate--protein phosphotransferase yields MTEMLKGIAASDGVAVAKAYLLVQPDLSFETVSVSDTDAEEARLDAALAASQDELSVIREKAVGTLGEEAASVFDAHLMVLADPEMIGQIKETIRAKQVNAEAGLKEVTDMFVTLFEGMEDNPYMQERAADIRDVAKRVLAHLLGVKLPNPATISEESIVIAHDLTPSDTAQLDKSFVKAFVTNIGGRTSHSAIMARTLEIGAVLGTNNITELVKDGDILAVNGITGEVIINPTQDQIAEFVEAGKAYAAQKAEWALLKNAQTVTADGKHFELAANIGTPKDVEGVNDNGAEAVGLYRTEFLYMDSQDFPTEDEQYEAYKAVLEGMDGKPVVVRTMDIGGDKELPYFDLPDEMNPFLGFRALRISISETGDQMFRTQIRALLRASVHGQLRIMFPMVALLKEFRAAKAVFDEEKANLLSEGVAVADDIQVGIMIEIPAAAMLADQFAKEVDFFSIGTNDLIQYTMAADRMNEQVSYLYQPYNPSILRLINNVIKAAHAEGKWAGMCGEMAGDQQAVPLLVGMGLDEFSMSATSVLRTRSLMKSLDSAKMQEYAHRALTECSTAEEVLELQKEYL; encoded by the coding sequence ATGACAGAAATGCTTAAAGGAATTGCAGCATCTGATGGTGTTGCTGTTGCTAAAGCATACTTATTGGTTCAACCGGATTTGTCATTTGAGACTGTTTCAGTTTCAGATACAGATGCAGAAGAAGCTCGTCTGGATGCAGCTCTAGCGGCGTCTCAAGACGAGCTTTCTGTTATCCGTGAAAAAGCCGTAGGTACGCTTGGTGAAGAAGCAGCATCCGTTTTTGATGCTCATTTAATGGTTCTTGCTGACCCAGAAATGATTGGTCAGATTAAAGAAACAATTCGCGCAAAACAAGTTAACGCAGAAGCTGGTTTGAAAGAAGTTACTGACATGTTCGTAACGCTTTTTGAAGGTATGGAAGATAACCCGTACATGCAAGAGCGTGCAGCTGATATTCGTGACGTTGCAAAACGTGTCTTGGCTCACCTCCTTGGTGTGAAGCTCCCAAACCCAGCAACGATTAGTGAAGAGTCAATTGTTATTGCTCATGACTTGACCCCTTCAGATACCGCTCAACTTGATAAGAGTTTTGTTAAAGCTTTCGTAACTAATATCGGTGGTCGTACAAGTCACTCAGCTATCATGGCTCGTACTCTTGAGATTGGTGCTGTTCTTGGAACTAACAACATTACCGAACTTGTCAAAGATGGCGATATTTTAGCTGTTAATGGTATTACTGGTGAGGTTATTATTAACCCAACACAAGATCAAATTGCCGAATTTGTCGAAGCTGGTAAGGCTTATGCTGCACAGAAAGCTGAATGGGCTCTTCTTAAAAATGCGCAAACGGTCACAGCTGATGGCAAACATTTCGAATTAGCTGCTAATATTGGTACACCAAAAGATGTTGAAGGTGTTAACGATAATGGTGCCGAAGCGGTAGGACTCTACCGTACTGAGTTCTTGTACATGGATTCTCAAGACTTCCCTACAGAAGATGAGCAATATGAAGCATACAAGGCTGTACTAGAAGGTATGGACGGTAAGCCAGTTGTGGTTCGTACAATGGATATTGGTGGTGACAAGGAACTTCCTTACTTTGATCTTCCAGACGAAATGAACCCATTCCTTGGTTTCCGTGCGCTTCGTATCTCAATTTCTGAAACTGGTGATCAAATGTTCCGTACGCAGATCCGCGCTCTTCTTCGCGCATCTGTACATGGTCAATTGCGCATCATGTTCCCAATGGTTGCTTTACTGAAAGAATTCCGTGCAGCAAAAGCAGTCTTTGATGAAGAAAAAGCTAACTTGCTCTCTGAAGGTGTAGCAGTAGCAGATGATATCCAAGTAGGTATCATGATTGAGATCCCAGCAGCAGCTATGCTTGCTGATCAATTTGCTAAAGAAGTTGACTTCTTCTCAATTGGTACAAATGACCTTATCCAATACACTATGGCAGCAGACCGTATGAATGAACAAGTTTCATACCTCTACCAACCATATAACCCATCAATCCTCCGCTTGATTAACAATGTTATCAAGGCAGCTCATGCTGAAGGTAAATGGGCAGGTATGTGTGGTGAGATGGCTGGTGATCAACAGGCTGTACCACTCCTTGTCGGAATGGGTCTAGATGAGTTCTCAATGTCAGCAACATCAGTACTTCGGACACGTAGTCTGATGAAATCACTTGATTCAGCTAAAATGCAAGAGTATGCTCACCGTGCTCTTACAGAATGCTCAACTGCTGAAGAAGTTCTTGAACTTCAAAAAGAATATCTATAA